In Pseudomonas sp. FP1742, the DNA window TTATCCGCTACCAGCAGCAATTGCCCCTGCATCACTGCTGTCACCTGGGGCCAGGCCTTCCATGCATCGAGCTGCGCCTGATCGCTGGCCAGAATCACCTCGGGATTGCGCTGCAATACCGCCTCCACACTGACCTGCGGCGCGGGCTGTGTCAGGTCGGCAAACACATTGCGCGCCCCGCACACCTGCAGCGCATCGCTGATGATCTGCCCACCGCCCACGGTGTACAGCGGTCGATCCCAGACTTGATAAAACACCCGTAGCGGCTCATCCCTTCGATAGCGCTGGCGCAGGGAGTCGAGTCGCTGACGCAGGCTCTTGGCCAATGACACGCCCCGCTCCGCTCGCCCGAGTTGCGTGGCAATCGCTTCGATCTGCACAGTGAGTTGTTCGAGGTTATGCGGTTCGGCGACATAGATGGGAATGTTCAGCCGCTTGAGCTGTTCACGCTGAGCCGGCCCCACGCTGTCCGGCCAGAGCAGCAGTAGATCGGGTTTGAGACTGAGCAATCGCTCCATGTCCAACTGACCGTAGCGGCCCACCGATGGAATGTCTTTGAGTTCAGGAGGACGTTCACCGGCATCCAGCACACCCACCAGCAGGTCAGCCGAGTTCAGTTCAACAACGATTTCAGAAAGCGACGGTGCCAGGCTGACAACCCGCTCGAACGCAGCCGCCGGGCCACTGACGGCCAGCAACAAAACTGCCAGCCAGACGCTGCGCATCAGCCGAGTTGACGCGGGATACGGTAAAGGTAGAACAGCACTGCAGTCGACAACGCCAGCAGCATCAGCGGAACGGCTTCCAGCCCCACGAATACCGCCAGCGCGCCAATCCAGGCAGGCAGGCCGGCGACCAGAAACGCGGTGCGGCGTTTCGCGGCCAGGGCGATCCAGGCGGCAGGTTCTTCAGGAGTGTCGAGGGCTTTCTGGGTAGCGATCAGTGCATGTTTGTAGCCGCCAAAGAACTTCAGGCTGACAAACATCGACGCCACACCGGCAATGAATAACGGCATGGCCAGCACCGGCAGAATCGCCTCGCCTTGACCAAATACGCCGTTGATCACGAACAACGGCAGCAAGGCCAACGCCAGGTATTGCCACCAGCTGACGGACAGTCGCCGCCGTACCTGACCGCGGGTCACGCCCGGTCAGCCTCGCCCTGGTGCTCGTTGCCCATCATGTGGTCGAGCTTGCTGGCCTTGGTCGCCAGGTAGAGTTTGTTATGCGGGTTGTGCCCGGTGTGCAACGGCACGCGCTCGGCCACCACGATGCCCATGTCGGTCAAGGCTTTGACCTTGCGTGGGTTGTTGGTCATCAGACGCAGGGATTTCACGCCCAGATGCTCCAGCATCGGCAGGCACATGGCATAGTCGCGCTGGTCGGCGGCAAAGCCCAGACGTTCGTTGGCTTCAACGGTGTCGGCACCACCATCCTGCAGTTCATAGGCGCGGATCTTGTTCAGCAGGCCAATGCCGCGACCTTCCTGACGCAAGTAGAGCAACACGCCACGGCCTTCACGGGCGATCGCCTGCAATGCCGCCTCGAGTTGCGAACCGCAGTCGCAACGCTGGCTGAACAAGGCATCGCCGGTCAGGCATTCGGAGTGCAACCGGCCGAGTACCGGAGCACCGTCGGCGATATCACCCAGGCTCAGCACCACGTGCTCGCGCCCGTTTTCCTCATCGAGAAAGCCGTGCATGGTGAATTGCGCAAAAGGCGTTGGCAGCTTGGAAGCGGCGACAAAAACGACAGGCACCGGTGTGCTCCTGATCTATAAGTACTGAAGATTCGCAGAGGCGGCATTGTAACAGCACGTTCCTACAGACGCTTAGGCTGAATTATCGGCCATAACGATCAAAAAGTTTGATATCTGCTCACATCGTTCCGTGTGGGAGCGGGCTTGCTCGCAAAAGCGGTGTGCCAGACTGCTCATATATTGAATGGGCGTCCGTCTTCGTGAGCAAGCCCGCTCCCACATTGACCCTATTCAGTTTGTGCCAAACGGGTACGGCTGTTTCCACTTTGCGAAGATCGGTTTCAACCGACCGTTTTTTACCAATACTTCCATGCGCTGATCGAACAATGCCATCAACCGGCGGGCCCGGGGTGTATCGGCGAAGCACAGGTACAACGGTAAATCCACGATGTGCGTGCGGCGAAACTGCGACGGATCCTTGGCTCGGCTGACGATAGAGTTAACCTCGTCCAGCGCGTCAATGTAGTAGTCGACGTGGTTGTGGATCAGCATCGGCAGAATCCCGGTACGCCGCGCGACTTCGTTATAGCGCTGCACATTGGGCAGGTAAGCCTGGTACTTGTAGCCGCGTACCCAGGCCAATCGATAATTGCCCAGGTTTTCCGCGGTCGGCGCCGGATTGCTGGCCAGGCCCAGCGCATAGATGGGATCGGTATCGAAATTCCAGTGCGGATAGAGCACGTCGCTGACTTCATCCCGATAGGCACCGACACAGGCGTCCACTTCGCCGCGCTGTGCCAGGCCCGTGGCGCGGGTATACGGTTCGATCCGAATATCCAGTTTGACGCCCGCCGGCTCGAACACTTCGCGCAACACGTCCCAGCCCAGACCATGGCCATCGGCGGCGGTAAAGTCTTCCCAGGCTTCGCTGGCCAGGTGAATCACGGACGGCGTCATCGGTGCTTCGTCCGCACGGGCAAGTGCGCAAAACGTCGCGAAAACCATCACCATCAACCAGCGGGCCATTTTTCGTCCTCGACTGCAGCCTTCAGGCGAAAAGCCAAACCAGCCCTTGCATCGCCAACCACGCAAACACCCCGGCCAGTACATCGTCGAGCATGATCCCGACGCCACCGTGCACATGCCGGTCGATCCAGCGAATCGGCCAGGGCTTGAGGATGTCGAAGAAGCGGAACATCAGGAACCCCGCCAGCAACCAATACCAACCTTCCGGCACCAGCCACAGGGTGATCCACATCCCGACCATTTCGTCCCAGACGATGCCTTCGTGGTCATGCACGCGCAAATCGTCGGCGACCTTGCCGCACAGCCAGAAGCCGAACAGCATGCTGATGCCGAGCATCAGCCAGTAGCCCCAGTCGGGCAGCATCTGCCACAGCGGAATGAAGGGTAACGCCACCAACGAACCCCAGGTGCCCGGCGCTTTTGGCAGGGTGCCCGAGCCGAAGCCGAACGCCAGGAAATGCCACGGATTGCGCCAGACCGACGGCGGAAC includes these proteins:
- a CDS encoding ABC transporter substrate-binding protein gives rise to the protein MARWLMVMVFATFCALARADEAPMTPSVIHLASEAWEDFTAADGHGLGWDVLREVFEPAGVKLDIRIEPYTRATGLAQRGEVDACVGAYRDEVSDVLYPHWNFDTDPIYALGLASNPAPTAENLGNYRLAWVRGYKYQAYLPNVQRYNEVARRTGILPMLIHNHVDYYIDALDEVNSIVSRAKDPSQFRRTHIVDLPLYLCFADTPRARRLMALFDQRMEVLVKNGRLKPIFAKWKQPYPFGTN
- a CDS encoding cobalamin-binding protein, yielding MRSVWLAVLLLAVSGPAAAFERVVSLAPSLSEIVVELNSADLLVGVLDAGERPPELKDIPSVGRYGQLDMERLLSLKPDLLLLWPDSVGPAQREQLKRLNIPIYVAEPHNLEQLTVQIEAIATQLGRAERGVSLAKSLRQRLDSLRQRYRRDEPLRVFYQVWDRPLYTVGGGQIISDALQVCGARNVFADLTQPAPQVSVEAVLQRNPEVILASDQAQLDAWKAWPQVTAVMQGQLLLVADKGLERPSGQMIEATAKLCQLIAPDL
- a CDS encoding MFS transporter: MTRGQVRRRLSVSWWQYLALALLPLFVINGVFGQGEAILPVLAMPLFIAGVASMFVSLKFFGGYKHALIATQKALDTPEEPAAWIALAAKRRTAFLVAGLPAWIGALAVFVGLEAVPLMLLALSTAVLFYLYRIPRQLG
- the ribA gene encoding GTP cyclohydrolase II, which codes for MPVVFVAASKLPTPFAQFTMHGFLDEENGREHVVLSLGDIADGAPVLGRLHSECLTGDALFSQRCDCGSQLEAALQAIAREGRGVLLYLRQEGRGIGLLNKIRAYELQDGGADTVEANERLGFAADQRDYAMCLPMLEHLGVKSLRLMTNNPRKVKALTDMGIVVAERVPLHTGHNPHNKLYLATKASKLDHMMGNEHQGEADRA
- a CDS encoding phosphatidylglycerophosphatase A — translated: MTDHPKQVPAEFVPPSVWRNPWHFLAFGFGSGTLPKAPGTWGSLVALPFIPLWQMLPDWGYWLMLGISMLFGFWLCGKVADDLRVHDHEGIVWDEMVGMWITLWLVPEGWYWLLAGFLMFRFFDILKPWPIRWIDRHVHGGVGIMLDDVLAGVFAWLAMQGLVWLFA